A genome region from Sphaeramia orbicularis chromosome 19, fSphaOr1.1, whole genome shotgun sequence includes the following:
- the LOC115439345 gene encoding LOW QUALITY PROTEIN: urotensin-2 receptor-like (The sequence of the model RefSeq protein was modified relative to this genomic sequence to represent the inferred CDS: inserted 1 base in 1 codon; deleted 1 base in 1 codon), translated as MTTVSMEPVGVLVDRGANATDAPLSANGVTAATFTIGTILSIMCLVGILGNIYTLVVMCHSMRSAASMYIYIINLALADLLYLLTIPFVVCTHFLXGWYFGNAGCKILISMDFLTMHASIFTLTIMSTERYFAVLKPLDTVKRSKSYRKAIAVLVWAASLILTLPMVVSIQLMTVGNKTMCQPTLSPLFYKVYISSLFCTSIVAPGLIIGYLYVQLARTYWVSQTETFKQTKKLPNQKVLYLIFTIVLLFWACFLPFWVWQLLTQFHPSLSLSNKAKRNINYLTTCLTYSNSCINPFLYTLLTKNYKEYLRKRRRVWSASSYFNRRSPFQRSPRRSPSASSQQFTESFSLTHTASVRTHNSSL; from the exons ATGACCACTGTTTCCATGGAGCCTGTTGGAGTCCTGGTGGACAGAGGCGCTAATGCCACCGACGCCCCCCTCAGTGCAAATGGGGTCACTGCAGCGACCTTCACCATCGGCACCATCCTGTCCATCATGTGCCTGGTCGGTATCTTGGGGAACATCTACACTCTGGTGGTCATGTGCCACTCCATGAGGAGCGCAGCCTCCATGTACATCTACATCATCAACTTAGCGTTAGCTGACCTGCTGTATCTGCTGACCATCCCCTTTGTGGTCTGCACACACTTCC GGGGATGGTACTTTGGGAATGCAGGGTGTAAGATTTTGATCAGTATGGACTTCCTGACCATGCACGCCAGTATTTTTACGCTGACGATCATGAGCACAGAGCGCTACTTTGCCGTTCTTAAACCACTGGACACGGTCAAACGCTCCAAAAGTTACCGGAAGGCCATAGCTGTGCTGGTCTGGGCTGCGTCTCTGATCCTCACCTTACCCATGGTTGTGAGCATTCAGCTGATGACGGTGGGCAATAAGACCATGTGTCAACCCACCCTGTCCCCACTCTTCTACAAAGTTTATATCTCCTCCCTGTTCTGCACAAGCATCGTGGCTCCAGGACTGATTATTGGATATCTGTACGTCCAGCTGGCACGCACCTATTGGGTTTCACAGACAGAGACCTtcaaacaaaccaag aaactgCCCAATCAAAAG GTGCTCTACCTGATCTTCACCATTGTGCTCCTGTTCTGGGCCTGTTTCCTGCCCTTCTGGGTCTGGCAGCTGCTGACTCAGTTCCATCCGTCCTTGTCTCTGTCCAACAAAGCCAAGCGGAACATCAACTACCTGACCACGTGTCTGACCTACTCCAACAGCTGCATCAACCCCTTCCTCTACACGCTTCTCACCAAGAACTACAAGGAGTACCTGAGGAAGCGCCGGCGGGTGTGGTCGGCCAGCAGCTACTTCAACAGGAGGAGTCCTTTTCAACGTTCGCCTCGCCGCTCGCCGTCCGCCAGCAGTCAGCAGTTTACGGAAAGTTTCAGCCTCACGCACACGGCGTCCGTACGAACGCACAACAGCAGTTTATGA